From the genome of Halorussus caseinilyticus, one region includes:
- a CDS encoding MaoC/PaaZ C-terminal domain-containing protein, which translates to MPYSYTPHHFEDFEEGQTFESVGRTVTEYDFVMHSAFAGDWTELHTNKEYAEEEYFGERVAHGPMTFVLATGFVYRTGILERTVLAFLGMNYMDIPNPVHMDDTISLDMEVVETKDISSRDDAGLVVIDTVMTNQEDTVVFEGDMKFLIKKEEADDA; encoded by the coding sequence ATGCCCTACAGCTACACGCCCCACCACTTCGAGGACTTCGAGGAGGGCCAGACCTTCGAGAGCGTCGGTCGGACCGTCACCGAGTACGACTTCGTGATGCACTCGGCGTTCGCGGGCGACTGGACCGAACTCCACACCAACAAGGAGTACGCCGAAGAGGAGTACTTCGGCGAGCGCGTGGCCCACGGCCCGATGACGTTCGTGCTGGCGACCGGATTCGTCTACCGCACCGGCATTCTAGAGCGCACGGTGCTGGCGTTCCTCGGGATGAACTACATGGACATCCCGAACCCGGTCCACATGGACGACACCATCAGCCTCGACATGGAAGTCGTGGAGACGAAGGACATTTCCAGTCGGGACGACGCCGGACTCGTCGTGATTGATACCGTGATGACGAATCAGGAGGATACCGTCGTGTTCGAGGGTGACATGAAGTTCCTGATTAAGAAAGAAGAGGCGGACGACGCGTAG